In the genome of Strix uralensis isolate ZFMK-TIS-50842 chromosome 19, bStrUra1, whole genome shotgun sequence, the window CAGTGTAACAAACGACTATCTTATAGCTGGTTGAAGTTTATTTTTGAGGATGCTCAGAAAAAAGCTAATGGGAAGTTTTAAAAGCTGCTGTAATATAATTTACTGTTAAAGTTTGTGGTAAGAGTattaaaaaatttcaaagaacCATTGAATGGTCTTGCACTGTCATCAGTAAGGCAGCTTACAAAGTTGTGAGCGTGACACGTAGTGGCATGTTATGCCAAAATAGAGTGCTAGTGGTCCAGGTCCTGGGCACAAGGTAGGTGTTACTTCAGTCTTCTCAAAGGATCTTTCCACTTTGCTCTGCTTCTGTGTGGTACTGTCAAATTGCTTGGTAAGTAAGCAGAATTACAGGGTGGATGAGCATACCATCAGAAGCAAAACCTTGAGAGAGAATGTGCataggagaggagggaaggagaggatttTGGAGGCAAAGaatgaaggaagaagaggaaaagaaagtcaCAGCACAGTGCAAGTATCATTGCTGCTCTAGTCGTGTGCTGGATTAGTCAGAAGAACTCCAAAAATAGCTTTCACAGCTGCTTAGACCAAGGCTTTGGATGTAGCAAATGAGCATCGACATTCTGCAGAGGCTGGCAGTGGATGCAGCAATATTTCCTCTTGTTCTAGTCTGTTTTCCAGGACAGCTTTTATAACAGGTCAAAAAGCTGAGTGGTTTCGCGTAACAAAATCCTATCAGCCTTGTACAGTACCATGTAACCTTTTAGGTTTCAGACTTAAAGGGGTATTATCAATCTTAAGACATTTATTAATTAATGTTACTAGTAACACTTTATTGAATTGAACTCTAGTCTTTTTGCTGTGCTCTTTAAGGATGGATAGGAGTTCAGTTTCTCATACAAGCTCTCAGCGTAACTTAATATTGCAGACAGTGCGAGAGGGTATTTATAGCACCTGGTTTTGGagttaaaaagaattaatttaaaactgttgggttttttttccacagaattcaAATGCTTTTCTAGACTTGCAAGCACATGAACAAATTAGGTAATTTTCTGTAGCCAGGACTTAGTCATGTAAACTTCCAGGGAATGCATTGTTTTCTCTGTAACGTGCTTAAAATATTACTTACAATGGTGCATGTAAACATAAGGACTTCTCAGAAAGTTAGTCTATCTAAAATAAATGAGCAAGAATGAAGTGCCTGTTGTTTGAGGATTTTTTCATGGTTTTTGGTCTTTTTTCCAGATGTGTGTGGTGTCAGTACACTGTACATGATGAATGCATGATGGATTGTTTAAAGACTGAGGAGTGCACATTTGGAGAATTCAGAGACTTAATTATTCCACCATACTACTTGTCTACAATCAACCAGATGCGTAAAGACAAAAGGACAAATTACGAAAAGGTAATTGTCTACTGCTTCTTGGTTTTATAAtgtattgaaaaaagaaaaacaaaaaaacccccaaaaaaccaaccagtCACCCCACACGTGAAAACTTGAACTCAATACGTTATCAGGTTAATAACTGTCAGGTAAATGTTTCAATACATATGAAGTACTTGCAGTGTTGATTTGGAGGTGTTTGTCATTTTATCGACATGGTAGTTAAAGCATCAGCAGGCATTTGGATTTTGTTATTCCAAAACAACACTGGGacttgttgaacatttctgtgatttttctacTACTGTGTTCATAACATTGTAGTGTTTGTTTTAGGCACTGTAGAACAGAAATCTTCAACCTTGGTGTGTCAGaattatttgtttctgttttgactACTTCAGACTAATTGGTCACTTCCTCATTTCAGCACTTACAGGGGACAGATTATGGAGCAAGGCTTTAAACAGTTTCAAATGTACAGTATTTGTGTCACTGACTGACTTTCACCTTTTTGCAGGTAGTACCTTACTGCAGAAAACACTGGATGCCAGTAATCATACTGGCTAATACTCGTAGTGGAAACAACATGGGTGAAACTTTGCTAGGAGAATTTAAAATTCTGCTGAACCCCGTTCAGGTATTTACAGTGAAAAGCCACTataataaataaaagtttaaattagAATAAACATCACTTTGCTTACGCAATGGCAGTAGGATCTTGGGGAAGATcggtaaagaaaacaaattcatgcAGTTTGTTCTTTTGGAAAGAATAGCTTTATGTAGAGAGACCAAAAGTGCAGAGGCTCCTCCCACCCCCCAGTTTGTTATGGTTCTAATACTGGTCCGATTTTTTGTTCATAGTAACACATGCAGTAATCCTGTTAATGAGAAGTATCTGGCTCTTGACATAGTGTGCAGTTtttagaaaatgaagtatttagaTCTTCTTAATTTGAAACCTGTATTTGTTTAAATCCTCACGTTGCTTGTGAAAACGTCAGTGTTTACAGTTGCTGCTTTGTGTTGCCGCTTTCCCCTTAAAATCCACTGGGATGGCACAGGATGTTGACGTAAGGCAGTCAGTTGTTCCTTGGATTTCCTGGCTGCACCTTAAAGACTATTCCTTTGAAGTTCAAAACCCAGCCTTAGAATACAGCCTGATAGACATCACTATGTGTTTGGTTTAAATGCATCCCAATCAGGCTTTAAAGAATAAACCTCTTTGTATgctgagtatttaaaaataacttttatctGAAGTCTTTCATCTTTACAGAATTCATCATAATGCCTCTAGATACAGACTTTTCTTAGGACTCTTGTCAGCTCAGTTTTATCAATGGCATTTATACCTAATGAGGCAGCTGGAGCTCTGTTGTGAATTTGGGAAACCAAGTCCTGCTCAAAGAAGTCAAGACAGCTCATTTGCTAATGTAATATTGTAAATGGAGAATCTTTGTTTAGCATTAGAATTAACTGTGTGAAGTTGTTTATCTGTGAGGCAAATCCTGAATCATGTTCTGTGAACTTACAGaactccttattttcttttcttctaggTTTTTGATCTAAGCAAAATTGCACCTGCTAAAGCACTCCAACTTTGTACCTTGCTGCCTTGCAATGCTGTCAGGGTTCTTGTCTGTGGTGGGGATGGCACAGTAGGCTGGGTCCTGGATGCAATTGATGAAATGAAGATAAAGGtattgtgttttaaattaaaagatttcTTATGGTGAAATGAGTTTTGGAGCTGCTGAAGTGCTATACCTAATCTCTTACctgcatttattattttcatcttcCTGAATAAGCCTACAgagaaatatttgcagaattgCTTATTCatattggggagggggggaatgcATCTTGTTACGAGTCCCTGTAGttcaagaaaaatatgaaagcttcAGATTTTATGTAAAGTCgttcttttctgtaaaagaagaaaagaacaagctgcagaatattttatgcattttctttcctctttttgtctaaacagatttattttgtcGTAAATGGCATCGCTAATAATAGCTAATGTGTTCTGACTGGGTATTTCTCCCAGCATGCTCAGTCTCCTATAATAACCTCATCATTTTGCTGGCTGTACTGGTTATATTGCCAGAGCACGAATGAGTGCAGTAATTTGCTTCTGCTCTTTATCATATATTCTAAAGAGTCTGCCAGTCTGCAGCCTCACCTATTAACAGCaagtagagaaggaaaaaataagctgtATGTTTATTGTTGATTTGAAATGGAAGGTATTCCAGTTTACAGAGTACTACTAAGAACtcttaagaaaattaagaatgaaGAATAATTACTAGGGCATCGGTGCTTTACCTAATAAATTTTTTGTCTAGTGATAAAAGGCAGAAAGTTACTCTTCTTGtataactgtcttttttttttccctgcagctttCTTGTTAATACATGAAATTTTGTAGTTGAAGGCCATTATTACAACTTCATGCATAGTCAAACTGAGGTTCTTAGAGAATTTTATGTACTGATAAAGTAGAAATACAACAAAGTGTAACTGTAAAGGTTAATGAATATATGTTTACTTGGTCTTGGATACTTGATATGTTGTCCCTCAGAGCCCATATAGTTGATGAAATCTGGGTTCTTTGTTTCCAAGTATTCGGACTGAGTCATTGGAGTTACATAAATACTGTTGAGGTTATCAGCAAAACCTTTTTATTATCAGCAGTAGGTTATTTGCTCCTGTCATTTATCTTGACTTTCAAATACAGGTTACCTGGCTGATAACCCTTCTTGAAACTATAGTAACCACTTATTCCAGGTACTTTTCACAGCTGAATTTCAAAGGCCATAGTACATCTGAAATAACTGTTCACCCTCTGTGGTAAAGAGAGCAAAGACCTTTGCAGAGGTGGCCATTTTGAATGTCTGCCTCTGTCCCTTCCTCTGTGATCTGCAGAGGTGATTCTCATCTGCTCTGTCTGTTCATGACAGTTggatctctgtgtgtgtgtgtgtggcatcTCTGAAACTTAGATACTGACTTTCCCTCTTTGAGCATGTGAATTTCTGTCCATGGTCGAATACTCTAGTATTATGTGCGTCTGTTGTTTTAGAGCTAACTTCACTTCAGTCTTCTGAGAGCATGTTGGTGTCTTATGGGTCACAGCCTTGTCTGTTATGTGTCTCTCAGTGTTGGTATCACTTCGCAGAGGTACGTGCAGGAATAGCGTTAGTAACTTACCATGGCTGCAGCAAGTCAGCAGCATGTAGTCGGGAAATCAGATGAGAAGTTCAGGCTTCCACTTCTAGGTCCAAAGCAAGGAATACTCTGTTCAGTATTTAATAATGCATTGTTTCCGTATTGTGTTTGTATTCTCTCTTCTCACAATGGTTTAACATTTCCCTCCTTTGCATTATCCCTACACTAAGTACTTTAGTGTGCTATCTGCTATACTAACTCTGTCAGCTCTATTGCTCTGCACTGTGTAACAAGCTGCTGTGAAGATTTATATTTATCTAACCTGAACATTTGGGGATAAAAGGGAGAAAGTGAGTGCTGAAGAAGGAGCTAATATGCAGTGGTTTTGTATCCTAGGGGCAAGAACGTTATATTCCACAAGTTGCAATTTTACCTCTGGGAACAGGTAATGACCTGTCTAATACACTGGGCTGGGGTGCAGGTTATGCTGGAGAAGTCCCTGTAGAACAAATCTTACAAAATGTCATGGAGGCAGATGGAATCAAACTAGACAGGTAAGTAACAGTGAAAAGATAAACTCTATAGAACCAAATACTTCTGTAGCTCTACTGATACTCAGCTGCAGTAGTATATGTAAAGAAGCACAAGTATTGCTGGAGGGAACTGCAAAATAGCTGAGGTCCAAAATTAGTCTTTATTTAGTTGTTCTACAAGGCTTAACTCTTTCATAATTTAACTAAATTTGAATCTTTTGACTTGATCCCAATATACATACAAGATTCTGAGCTACAGTTTTGATACTAAGTGAGAACAGTCTGTCATGAGTCTAAGTAATGGCTGTTGTTTTTCAGATGGAAGGTTCAAGTAACAAACAAAGGATACTATAACTTAAGGAAACCAAAGGTATGGCTTGCAAGTATAAATAGGGATTCTATGGAATATCTGTATGTTTATACTTACTTTTCTGGTTACCTACTTCCCATTAAATGTTGTGACTTTTAAATCCTAATAGTGATATTTAATAAGACCATAACTAGAAGTTCTGTCTTACAGGTATTCACAATGAACAACTACTTTTCTATAGGACCTGATGCTCTCATGGCTTTAAATTTTCATGCTCATCGTGAGAAGACTCCCTCTCTGTTTTCCAGCAGAATTATTAACAAGGTGTGTTTGGTACAGTGACATTTTCTCCTTGTAGTTGTTGAGTTGACTTAAGGCTATTTTTTGCTTTACATTGACTTActcccctccttcctttcatGCTGTTTTAAGAGTTTGAACTCATTTTTCTTGAGGAGAGGATTCCATGGGTAAAACATGTTTCCAGCCCACTCACCAGTGTTTTGCCTTGCTTCTACTTGCTTGCCTACAGAATATGCTGTTTGTTCAATTTTTGTTCAGAATGTATCATTCGCTTTGAAACTTAATGGGTTAAGGACATTCCCTATTTCCTTTTAAAGTGGAAAGCAAGTTTCCTGGGCAAGTCCTACCCTATCTCAGGAGAAAGTGTAGTTGAAAGATGTGCACATACGTTACATATGAATTTTAGATAAGGTTTGCAGAACAATAACTATATATGACTCTTTCAAATAGTGTTCATATGCATTGTTTTTCTAACAGTGTTTTCTGTtctccctgttttgtttttataggctgtttattttttttatggaacCAAAGACTGCTTAGTACAAGAATGTAAAGATCTTAACAAAAAGGTTGAGGTAAGTTTTTTAACTTGCTTATTCTCTGGGCAATCAGAGGAGTGTAAAGACTTACCTTgtgaaaggaaaggggaaaagcttTGCAGTTTATACCTATATGATATTTCTACAAGGGTGACTCTGGACTTGGAATAGTTTTGATGTTCCCTTTGCTATCTGCAGCTTACTTCATGGAATTCATGTCTTTAAGCTTACTGAAAATTCctaaatttttttctggccttgaCTCAGTTCTATGAGTTCAAGTACTGGTATTCAGATAAAATTTGCCTTAGCACCAGAAACTTATGTAAGTGagagttcctttttcttttctctattaaCAGAAATTTATTACAGCTTAGGATATCTTGTGAAatcagaagtttttttaaaagtatgaaaagaaaacacGTTCTGTTTGTACAGGGCCAGTTTTTCTTCAAGTGAAAGCCCGTTAAATGCATAAAGAGAATAACTAGCTTATATTGAAGTACTGAATTTTGTCCACAGTAATTAACTTCTGTTTGTCTTTAAAGCTAGAGTTGGATGGTGAGAGAATTGAGTTGCCCAATTTGGAAGGCATCATTGTCCTGAATATTGGATACTGGGGAGGTGGCTGTAGGCTGTGGGAAGGAATGGGTGATGAACCTTACCCCTTGGCAAGGTACAcagtgcatcttttttttttttcctttaacagttCTTGCAGTGTAAGCAATTCCCTCCAGCAGGCTGTGCTTATGTAGCCAGACTTGTCTGAAAGTCA includes:
- the DGKE gene encoding diacylglycerol kinase epsilon isoform X3 — protein: MEGTGSRSGSSSSVVADWSLVFWTLCSVILPVLITLWCSFQRSRRQVLIRDIFRKSKHDWHYTYLFGQPSYCCVCAEHILRGAFCNCCGLRVSEACLKKADQLFLCKEIMMRSNGAHSSMPHHWIRGNVPLCSCCMICTQQCGTQPKLCDYRCVWCQYTVHDECMMDCLKTEECTFGEFRDLIIPPYYLSTINQMRKDKRTNYEKVVPYCRKHWMPVIILANTRSGNNMGETLLGEFKILLNPVQVFDLSKIAPAKALQLCTLLPCNAVRVLVCGGDGTVGWVLDAIDEMKIKGQERYIPQVAILPLGTGNDLSNTLGWGAGYAGEVPVEQILQNVMEADGIKLDRWKVQVTNKGYYNLRKPKVFTMNNYFSIGPDALMALNFHAHREKTPSLFSSRIINKAVYFFYGTKDCLVQECKDLNKKVELELDGERIELPNLEGIIVLNIGYWGGGCRLWEGMGDEPYPLARHDDGLLEVVGVHGSFHCAQIQVKLANPVRLGQAHTVRKKAG
- the DGKE gene encoding diacylglycerol kinase epsilon isoform X2, which translates into the protein MEGTGSRSGSSSSVVADWSLVFWTLCSVILPVLITLWCSFQRSRRQVLIRDIFRKSKHDWHYTYLFGQPSYCCVCAEHILRGAFCNCCGLRVSEACLKKADQLFLCKEIMMRSNGAHSSMPHHWIRGNVPLCSCCMICTQQCGTQPKLCDYRCVWCQYTVHDECMMDCLKTEECTFGEFRDLIIPPYYLSTINQMRKDKRTNYEKVVPYCRKHWMPVIILANTRSGNNMGETLLGEFKILLNPVQVFDLSKIAPAKALQLCTLLPCNAVRVLVCGGDGTVGWVLDAIDEMKIKGQERYIPQVAILPLGTGNDLSNTLGWGAGYAGEVPVEQILQNVMEADGIKLDRWKVQVTNKGYYNLRKPKVFTMNNYFSIGPDALMALNFHAHREKTPSLFSSRIINKAVYFFYGTKDCLVQECKDLNKKVELELDGERIELPNLEGIIVLNIGYWGGGCRLWEGMGDEPYPLARHDDGLLEVVGVHGSFHCAQIQVKLANPVRLGQAHTVRVFLFLGTKQLETPFTLVRSFKYLLLENRLEFLLVAKENATMFEHTLRK
- the DGKE gene encoding diacylglycerol kinase epsilon isoform X1; translated protein: MEGTGSRSGSSSSVVADWSLVFWTLCSVILPVLITLWCSFQRSRRQVLIRDIFRKSKHDWHYTYLFGQPSYCCVCAEHILRGAFCNCCGLRVSEACLKKADQLFLCKEIMMRSNGAHSSMPHHWIRGNVPLCSCCMICTQQCGTQPKLCDYRCVWCQYTVHDECMMDCLKTEECTFGEFRDLIIPPYYLSTINQMRKDKRTNYEKVVPYCRKHWMPVIILANTRSGNNMGETLLGEFKILLNPVQVFDLSKIAPAKALQLCTLLPCNAVRVLVCGGDGTVGWVLDAIDEMKIKGQERYIPQVAILPLGTGNDLSNTLGWGAGYAGEVPVEQILQNVMEADGIKLDRWKVQVTNKGYYNLRKPKVFTMNNYFSIGPDALMALNFHAHREKTPSLFSSRIINKAVYFFYGTKDCLVQECKDLNKKVELELDGERIELPNLEGIIVLNIGYWGGGCRLWEGMGDEPYPLARHDDGLLEVVGVHGSFHCAQIQVKLANPVRLGQAHTVRLILKSSKMPMQVDGEPWAQGPCTVTITHKTHALMLYHSGEQTDDDASSVSEQDHVREQTDEDV